caaaatgttttgtattaattactgatttctaattaaaaatgttaatacacgTGAATTTATCGTATAATcagattttactttttttgtcaaataattacaaattgcgTGGATTTTAGATTTCTGTAAGTATTTGGCTTAATTTAAATACCGAAATGTATCACgctgtaatacaattttaatatggcTCAACGTTCCGTGACCGTCCAAAATTCAAAGGTAAGGTCGTAGGGAATGATAGATTATACGCCCCATCGCAGCTGGTCAACACGATTTTCATAGACTAAAGTAATTTTCAGAGTGGAAACACTGTAAAAtggttaacaataaaaaaaactattgaatcggatgaaaaacattttatggtttcttaaattgttatttaatatagtgtTCGTTTGAAAGgatataactatttagtatttaatggtCAAATAAGAGTAACAGATTTGGACCAtttagaaaattttcaattaaaatcaaattaatttataactatataatattataatatgtgcttgTGGGGCTCTATTCATTTTCAGTACAGAATAGGTAAACGGACGTATTTTgggaaatacattattaatatgatgaataaataatgatttattaataagtaataacttcgTGAgaagtatacaaatatgaaataactaataataggtaAACGGTAAACCGCCTACAAAACGCGTAATATTTAGTATCTTACTGGATTTCGCTTTAACAacttgtacaattattatctaaatatttaccTCGAAACCTCTAAATGAAAGTTATAGAGGTATTTTTATCAGTATAAGCtagaattataatgattttcgTGTATATTAGcgtgtatgaaaaaaaaaaaaaatgttagaaaatGGCATTAGGTACGGTATGTATCTCAAGTAGAAGGAAAGAGTTTTGTACTTACAACTTTGTAACTCCCTGTCCCGCACCCGAGGTCCTGTGACATTCAGTCATCAAGGTTAGATTAGGTATCCTATCTTTACGCCACTGATGCGATACCGATAGCCTaaggtaataatatacgattcgCGTTTGTAGGTACTGTGCAATGTGCCAATGTGCatagattaaaatgttatattgttgtaataaagTGCGAATTGTTACGTTGTACGAACTGACAATGAACAAAATACTTcgtctaatataatatgggtttCTATTATCATAAGatatgttaacatattataatatatatactatatagaaataatcgtattttcaccgtgtacaaaatatataattcatatgtaAACATAGTGTCATTGTGACGAATCCAGTGTATAATATCATCtcgaatcaaatattattattatatattttcattatgaatataatatatgggtattgggtttgtgtgtgtgtattgaaAACGATCGCAGTGGTCGAGAAAGCATTATGTAGAAGAGTCAAGAACAGcattaaaatatactgttattaaatTGATTGAAGACTGAAGTAAAAGTAGAACCGAAATGCGATTTTAGCCATAGAAATAAGATTCTCGAAAAGACGATGGAGGGGGTGTTAATGTTTTGTTGTATACATAAATGAAATACTAGCCAAAATGTCGGGTAGATCGCATAATCCAAGGGCCATCTTGAAAAACTGACAGGGACTGGACAAGGTGGTCAGGGAAGACATTTTGCAGAAACCCTGGCCGGTGTACCTCTTTTTCACACCCGGATTTATACAGTGCTGGttctaaatatacaatataataatacgttgcACACGCGTTATTACCAACAGCGACAAATAAAAATcccatttaaaaatttttttttctaaaatctttCTACGAGAAaataacatgaaaataatataaaaaccaatgTATGTGTTGTTTTGTACTTGACTACTGGTGGCTCCAGTTCTGCTGATCATAGACTTGGCGAAACCCGCAAATATCGACTCCATGTCCAAAGCCCTGGGCTGCTGCGAGGCGTCTCTCTTACGGTCTGCAGCGGTTCCGGCGTCTTCGTGGTCTGCGTGATTTTCACCGATCGCGTGTCCCGCCGCGCGACTGGCCAGCAACAGGAAGCACACGGCCGCGATTCTCGTTGGCTGCATAAtatactcttaaaaaaaaaaaaaaattataaaacacataaCAACATACGGATAATGGTCACTATAGAGGTTTATATCAGCAAACACGGATGAAGTTTATTATAGTCCGATCGACACTCACCGGTATAGG
This portion of the Acyrthosiphon pisum isolate AL4f chromosome A1, pea_aphid_22Mar2018_4r6ur, whole genome shotgun sequence genome encodes:
- the LOC103310459 gene encoding uncharacterized protein LOC103310459, which codes for MQPTRIAAVCFLLLASRAAGHAIGENHADHEDAGTAADRKRDASQQPRALDMESIFAGFAKSMISRTGATSSQNQHCINPGVKKRYTGQGFCKMSSLTTLSSPCQFFKMALGLCDLPDILASISFMYTTKH